From Tripterygium wilfordii isolate XIE 37 chromosome 13, ASM1340144v1, whole genome shotgun sequence, the proteins below share one genomic window:
- the LOC120013885 gene encoding epoxide hydrolase 4-like, with the protein MVNLVAAQKPLLQGLMKMAGVKPHAVEIEPGTVMNFWVPTETIKKPKKGEKEPKTISKPTKPVLVLIHGFAAEGIVTWQFQVGALTKKYSVYIPDLLFFGGSVTDKPDRSPKFQAECLVTGLRKLGVEKCRVVGFSYGGMVAFKIAELYTDFVEAMVVSGSILAMTDSISESTLSSIGFTSSSELLLPSSVKGLKALLSVATYKKLWFPDRLHKDFLEVMFTNRKERAELLEGLVISNKDETIHSFAQKIHLLWGENDQIFNLSLAQNMKEQLGDNASFQGIRKAGHLVHLERPCVYNRCLKRFLASMS; encoded by the exons ATGGTGAACCTGGTGGCAGCACAGAAGCCATTACTTCAAGGGCTAATGAAAATGGCAGGAGTGAAGCCCCACGCAGTAGAGATTGAGCCAGGGACAGTCATGAACTTCTGGGTTCCAACCGAAACCatcaaaaaacccaaaaaaggggaaaaggagCCCAAAACTATATCCAAACCAACCAAGCCTGTACTTGTCCTAATACATGGTTTTGCTGCAGAGGGAATTGTAACCTGGCAATTCCAAGTTGGTGCCTTGACAAAAAAATACTCTGTTTACATCCCTGACCTTCTCTTCTTCGGTGGCTCAGTCACCGACAAGCCGGACCGGTCGCCGAAGTTTCAAGCGGAGTGTTTAGTTACTGGTTTAAGGAAGCTGGGGGTGGAGAAGTGTAGAGTGGTTGGGTTTAGTTATGGAGGGATGGTGGCTTTTAAGATTGCAGAGTTGTATACTGATTTTGTTGAAGCCATGGTTGTTTCTGGATCAATCTTGGCTATGACTGACTCCATTAGTGAATCTACACTAAGTAGTATCGGATTCACTTCTTCTTCTGAGCTTCTTCTGCCTTCTTCTGTTAAAGGTCTTAAGGCACTTCTCTCTGTTGCTACTTACAAAAAGCTCTGGTTCCCGGATCGGCTTCACAAAGATTTTCTTGAG GTGATGTTCACTAACAGGAAGGAAAGAGCAGAATTGCTGGAGGGTTTAGTCATAAGTAACAAGGACGAAACCATTCACAGTTTCGCACAA AAAATCCATCTCTTGTGGGGGGAAAATGACCAGATTTTCAACCTctcacttgcacaaaacatgaaaga GCAGTTAGGAGACAATGCAAGCTTTCAAGGCATAAGGAAGGCAGGGCATTTGGTTCACCTGGAGCGACCTTGCGTCTACAATAGGTGCCTCAAGCGGTTCCTTGCTTCCATGTCATAG
- the LOC120011894 gene encoding LOW QUALITY PROTEIN: GATA transcription factor 19-like (The sequence of the model RefSeq protein was modified relative to this genomic sequence to represent the inferred CDS: inserted 1 base in 1 codon) — MTDDRVARGDGNKRKIEDYSIFLGKLAVXSQSPEREIIRIRTEGLRIQHPIEVLVIGEEQIHGRLFQLVTCQGRNKVGACSCGLFHSQGNTSCFSMPDNHKSYEETTHMYSSTSSLPSSVDCTLSLGTPSTRLSDQDDHEKQRNRCISNFCWDIWQSKSSSTYPPTHKTNSCRRSNNGSSSNTSNSTNDPLLARRCTNCDTTSTPLWRNGPRGPKSLCNACGIRFKKEERRATAANGSGSGDASGVMEQQQQQSYNAWVPDQSQQSSQKMACYSQGNEFKFIEDSSHFDSADHHNNTGIPYLSWRLNVTDRPTSLVHDFTR; from the exons ATGACAGACGACAGGGTGGCGCGTGGGGATGGGAACAAGAGAAAGATTGAGGACTATTCCATTTTCCTTGGGAAGCTTGCAG AGTCGCAGAGCCCAGAGAGAGAGATTATACGGATACGGACAGAGGGTTTGAGAATCCAACACCCAATAGAGGTCCTCGTGATCGGCGAAGAACAGATCCATGGAAGACTGTTCCAGCTAGTCAC ATGTCAAGGAAGGAACAAGGTGGGAGCATGTTCATGTGGTTTATTTCACAGCCAAGGCAACACTAGTTGCTTCTCCATGCCTGATAATCACAAATCTTATGAAGAAACAACCCACATGTATTCTTCCACGTCCTCGTTACCATCATCGGTTGATTGTACACTATCTCTTGGTACCCCATCCACTCGTTTAAGCGATCAAGATGATCACGAGAAGCAGAGAAATCGCTGTATTTCCAACTTCTGCTGGGACATTTGGCAGTCCAAAAGTTCCTCAACCTATCCACCAACTCACAAGACCAACAGCTGTAGAAGAAGCAACAATGGTAGTAGCAGCAATACTAGCAACTCAACCAATGATCCCCTCCTCGCTCGTCGATGTACCAACTGTGACACCACCTCTACCCCTCTTTGGAGAAATGGACCCAGAGGCCCAAAG TCATTGTGCAATGCGTGTGGGATTCGGTTCAAGAAGGAAGAGAGGAGAGCGACGGCAGCAAATGGGAGTGGAAGTGGAGATGCATCAGGAGTGATggagcagcagcaacaacagagTTACAATGCATGGGTTCCTGATCAGTCACAGCAGAGTTCACAGAAAATGGCATGCTATTCTCAGGGAAATGAATTCAAGTTCATAGAAGACAGTAGCCATTTTGACTCAGCTGATCATCATAATAACACAGGCATTCCATACCTTTCTTGGCGACTCAACGTCACAGACAGACCAACAAGCCTTGTCCATGACTTCACAAGATGA
- the LOC120013890 gene encoding organic cation/carnitine transporter 2-like has protein sequence MLELPRFGSAKKETNRQDDETYKQYYKLNREDSADTERTKEVEPTFPSLDKMMEQSIGTFGLAQLVQAVLVAFSSFFDSQQTFISIFTDAHPKWHCTNDSICNSDSNICQLPKSAWAWDGPSTMVSEWDLGCAGSFITGLPASAYFMGSLLGGFFLATIADSSIGRKKFLFLSCLAMAVTTALTAFSTNIWVYSVLRFISGVGRVPIGTCNIVLLTEKVGKEWRGRVGVMEELLFTLGFLSLPGVAYINRGSSWRSLYLWTSIPTLIYCLIIQFFVSESPRWLFTEGRYEEAIKVLKTISPSMDNPMLSLYPLDNRVLTRKTSNTNPSSMIRKLFKKKWALQRIVALLIPGFCIGLGYFGMALGLGNLDMNLYLSVTYNAALEIPSSFLTFLMIEKWSRKGSLFTLCFLSGISGIMTTVAGNGAIQMGLELVSFFCACTAYNVILIYTVELFPTCVRNFAMTAVRQTLIFGAMFGPVLVASWRNNELLSYRVFGALLLFSGFFIVRLPETKGMSLADTLDEQEHNDNMVV, from the coding sequence ATGTTGGAGTTGCCTAGATTTGGTTCAGCCAAGAAAGAAACTAATCGACAAGACGATGAAACATATAAGCAGTACTACAAACTCAACAGGGAAGATTCAGCTGACACAGAGAGAACAAAAGAAGTTGAACCCACCTTCCCTTCACTGGATAAAATGATGGAACAGAGTATAGGAACTTTTGGGTTGGCACAGTTGGTTCAAGCAGTTCTTGTGGCTTTTTCATCATTCTTTGATTCACAACAAACGTTTATCAGCATTTTCACTGATGCCCACCCGAAATGGCACTGCACGAATGATTCAATATGCAACTCAGACTCTAATATTTGCCAACTCCCCAAGTCTGCTTGGGCTTGGGATGGACCCTCAACAATGGTATCTGAATGGGACTTAGGGTGCGCCGGTTCATTCATCACAGGACTTCCAGCTTCAGCTTACTTTATGGGTAGCCTACTTGGGGGGTTCTTTCTAGCCACAATAGCTGATTCATCAATTGGTCGCAAGAAGTTTCTTTTCCTATCATGTTTAGCAATGGCTGTCACTACTGCTCTCACTGCCTTTTCGACCAACATATGGGTTTATTCGGTTTTGAGATTCATTTCTGGTGTTGGTCGGGTGCCAATCGGGACATGTAACATCGTATTGTTAACAGAGAAGGTTGGAAAAGAATGGCGTGGACGAGTAGGAGTCATGGAAGAACTGCTTTTCACATTAGGGTTCTTGTCCTTGCCAGGCGTTGCATACATAAATAGAGGTTCTTCTTGGAGATCACTTTATTTATGGACTTCCATTCCAACACTTATATACTGTTTGataattcaattttttgtgAGCGAATCTCCTAGGTGGCTTTTCACGGAAGGACGGTATGAAGAAGCAATCAAGGTACTTAAAACCATTTCTCCTTCCATGGACAATCCAATGCTAAGCCTCTACCCATTAGACAATCGTGTACTCACACGAAAGACTTCAAATACTAATCCTAGTTCCATGATCAGAAAATTGTTTAAGAAAAAATGGGCTTTGCAGAGAATTGTGGCACTTCTAATACCAGGTTTCTGTATCGGGTTGGGATATTTTGGTATGGCTTTGGGGCTTGGAAACCTAGACATGAATCTCTACTTGAGTGTAACATATAACGCGGCATTGGAGATACCTTCAAGTTTTCTCACATTCTTGATGATTGAGAAGTGGAGTAGAAAAGGTTCACTATTTACACTTTGTTTCCTAAGTGGGATATCTGGTATAATGACAACAGTAGCAGGAAACGGAGCGATACAGATGGGATTAGAATTGGTATCCTTCTTCTGTGCATGCACTGCATACAATGTAATATTAATATACACAGTAGAATTGTTCCCAACTTGCGTGAGAAACTTTGCAATGACAGCAGTAAGGCAAACCCTTATATTTGGTGCCATGTTCGGGCCAGTGTTGGTTGCTTCCTGGAGGAATAATGAATTGCTATCATATAGAGTGTTTGGGGCTCTACTATTGTTTTCCGGGTTCTTTATAGTGAGGTTGCCTGAGACAAAAGGCATGTCCCTGGCTGATACCTTGGATGAGCAGGAGCATAATGATAATATGGTTGTTTAA